In Hymenobacter gelipurpurascens, one DNA window encodes the following:
- a CDS encoding aspartate kinase, with protein sequence MQNSHPLHVYKFGGASVKDAAAIRNLRHIVQTTGVGRQLLIVVSAMGKTTNALEDLFQLAYSGQEYGEKLAQLTAFHQGVARELFAGADDPQVQELLVQLQDRLATLTPHDDYDKQYDQIVSFGELLATRIVARALDAKWLDCRPLLRTDHTWREGRLDWPTTERNLRAALPSLLQQGSVVTQGFLGGTPSGHTTTLGREGSDYTAAILAYCLDAAAVTIWKDVAGLLNADPKVFRDTVRYPEVSYQETIEMAYYGASVIHPKTIKPLAVRQIPLLVKSFLDPTAEGTKIHNCRHSLLVPAYIRKTGQCLVSFESKDLTFISEENLEVIFGALAQVRLKIHLMQNSAISFSVCTDFSAYRLEKLLGLLREQFSIHYNTGLDLYTIKNYNAASIRRLTEDRELLLEQRTRQTFQFVCRTDTHEHLR encoded by the coding sequence ATGCAAAACTCGCATCCTCTACACGTATATAAGTTTGGCGGTGCCTCGGTGAAAGATGCCGCCGCTATTCGTAACCTGCGCCACATTGTGCAAACGACGGGAGTTGGCCGGCAGTTGCTCATTGTGGTTTCGGCGATGGGCAAAACGACCAATGCGCTGGAAGATCTTTTTCAACTGGCCTACAGCGGGCAGGAATATGGTGAGAAACTAGCCCAGCTTACGGCTTTTCACCAGGGAGTAGCCCGTGAGCTGTTTGCCGGAGCTGATGACCCGCAGGTACAGGAACTGCTTGTGCAACTCCAGGACCGGCTCGCAACGCTTACGCCCCATGATGACTACGACAAACAGTACGACCAGATAGTCAGCTTCGGGGAATTGCTGGCTACGCGCATTGTGGCGCGGGCCCTGGATGCGAAGTGGCTTGATTGCCGTCCGCTGCTGCGCACCGACCATACTTGGCGGGAAGGCCGCCTCGACTGGCCTACGACGGAACGCAACCTCCGCGCGGCGCTGCCCTCCTTGTTGCAGCAGGGCTCCGTCGTGACGCAGGGTTTCCTGGGCGGTACACCCAGCGGCCATACTACCACACTCGGCCGGGAAGGATCTGACTACACTGCCGCCATACTGGCCTATTGTCTCGATGCCGCGGCGGTTACGATCTGGAAAGACGTGGCCGGGTTGCTCAATGCCGACCCTAAAGTGTTCCGCGATACTGTGCGCTACCCTGAGGTCAGCTACCAGGAAACCATTGAAATGGCTTATTACGGGGCTTCGGTTATTCACCCCAAAACCATTAAGCCGCTGGCCGTACGCCAGATTCCGCTGTTGGTAAAGTCGTTTCTGGACCCCACGGCCGAGGGCACCAAGATTCATAATTGCCGCCATAGCCTGCTGGTACCGGCCTACATCCGCAAAACCGGGCAGTGTCTGGTGTCTTTTGAGTCGAAAGACCTGACTTTTATCTCGGAGGAAAATCTGGAGGTGATTTTCGGCGCCCTAGCGCAAGTACGCCTCAAGATTCATCTGATGCAGAACTCCGCCATCAGTTTCTCCGTGTGCACCGACTTCTCGGCCTACCGACTGGAGAAATTGCTAGGCCTGTTGCGGGAGCAATTTTCCATTCATTACAACACGGGCCTCGATCTGTACACCATCAAAAACTACAACGCCGCCAGCATTCGTCGGCTTACCGAAGACCGGGAGCTTCTGCTGGAACAACGTACACGTCAGACGTTTCAGTTCGTATGTCGCACCGATACCCACGAGCACCTGCGCTGA
- a CDS encoding Fur family transcriptional regulator gives MSLSSDPVFSSALPTHGQLRGRLTQAGLRATRQRLVILESLLVLPGHPTAEQVHRRVAAQSPTISLGTVYKALDSFVAAGLTRRVASAEGSSRRYDADCSEHHHLFCTATQEIIDYCDPQLDQLIREFFAERGLQNFQPHSFSLHITGVKNQG, from the coding sequence GTGAGCCTTTCTTCTGATCCTGTTTTCTCGTCTGCTCTGCCCACGCATGGGCAGTTGCGTGGCCGTTTGACACAGGCAGGCCTTCGCGCCACCCGTCAGCGCCTCGTGATTCTGGAAAGCCTGCTGGTACTGCCGGGGCATCCTACAGCCGAGCAGGTTCATCGGCGGGTTGCGGCCCAGTCGCCGACTATTTCGCTGGGCACGGTGTACAAGGCGCTGGATTCCTTTGTGGCCGCCGGGCTCACGCGGCGAGTGGCTTCGGCCGAAGGCTCTTCTAGGCGCTACGATGCTGACTGCTCGGAACACCATCATTTGTTTTGCACCGCTACGCAGGAGATAATCGACTACTGCGACCCGCAGCTGGACCAGCTCATCCGGGAATTTTTCGCCGAGAGAGGCCTACAGAACTTCCAGCCCCACTCCTTTTCTCTCCACATCACGGGCGTGAAAAACCAAGGCTGA
- a CDS encoding peroxiredoxin, translating into MAVLVGKRAPSFKATAVIDSEFEEEFSLDRYLGKKHVIFYFYPADFTFVCPTEIIAFQDRLADFEAKGVAIVGCSTDTHFSHFAWLQTARDNGGIEGVTYPLVADATKTIAANYDVLGGHYDYNEAGEMTFVGSPMAYRGLFLIDKDGIVRHQVVNDGPLGRSIDEAMRMVDALQYFEKNGEVCPANWEEGKEAMAATREGVANYLGKQAAH; encoded by the coding sequence ATGGCAGTTCTTGTTGGCAAACGCGCTCCTTCTTTCAAAGCCACCGCTGTTATCGACAGCGAGTTTGAGGAGGAATTTTCTCTCGACCGTTACCTGGGCAAGAAGCACGTCATTTTCTACTTCTATCCCGCCGACTTCACGTTTGTGTGCCCAACTGAAATCATCGCGTTCCAGGATCGTCTGGCCGATTTCGAGGCAAAAGGGGTTGCTATTGTTGGCTGCTCCACTGACACGCACTTCTCGCACTTCGCCTGGCTGCAAACCGCCCGCGACAATGGCGGTATTGAAGGCGTAACGTACCCGCTGGTGGCTGATGCTACCAAGACCATTGCGGCTAACTACGACGTATTGGGCGGCCACTACGACTACAACGAGGCCGGCGAAATGACCTTCGTGGGTTCTCCCATGGCCTACCGTGGTCTGTTCCTGATCGACAAAGACGGCATTGTGCGCCACCAGGTAGTAAACGACGGTCCGCTGGGCCGCAGCATCGATGAAGCCATGCGCATGGTAGACGCGCTGCAGTACTTCGAGAAAAACGGCGAAGTATGCCCCGCAAACTGGGAAGAAGGCAAAGAGGCCATGGCCGCAACCCGCGAGGGCGTAGCCAACTACCTCGGCAAACAGGCCGCTCACTAA
- a CDS encoding GNAT family N-acetyltransferase, giving the protein MILRQATAADVPQIGQLFYDTITQVNSRDYSLAQVEAWRGGWQNTAGWEEKVAAQHFLVAEAPDGSLSGFGSLCPTTGLLDFLFVSAHCQGQGIARQLVQALLGHATALGLTAVHTEASLTARPFFAHCGFQQVQEQQPIIRGVALTNFRMVKPLAVPPLSTPL; this is encoded by the coding sequence ATGATTCTTCGCCAAGCCACAGCTGCGGACGTTCCGCAGATTGGGCAGCTCTTTTACGATACCATCACGCAGGTAAACTCCCGCGACTACTCGCTGGCCCAGGTAGAGGCGTGGCGTGGAGGCTGGCAGAATACGGCCGGATGGGAAGAGAAAGTAGCGGCGCAGCATTTTCTGGTGGCCGAAGCACCTGATGGAAGCTTGTCGGGCTTTGGCTCCCTCTGCCCCACCACTGGCCTGCTCGACTTTCTGTTTGTGAGTGCCCACTGCCAGGGCCAAGGCATTGCCCGGCAGCTTGTGCAGGCATTGCTAGGCCACGCTACCGCGCTCGGCCTTACGGCCGTGCACACCGAGGCCAGCCTTACTGCACGGCCCTTTTTTGCGCACTGCGGCTTCCAGCAGGTGCAAGAGCAGCAGCCCATCATTCGGGGCGTTGCCTTAACCAATTTCCGTATGGTCAAGCCATTGGCCGTCCCTCCACTTTCTACGCCTCTATAA